One genomic window of Moorella glycerini includes the following:
- a CDS encoding FAD-dependent oxidoreductase produces the protein MSVKLETLKRLVEKPFTTPYPFVKPPVPAGLRGKPEIVVNEKPDPARLACPAHLDIRGYVRKIVEGDYEGSLELIRQKVCLPASLGRTCNHPCEEMCKRNYGEEEPVADAWLKRFVADWVYQKKRERGEPLLKKPVRTKNQDPQKKVAVVGAGPSGLQVAYDLAYLGYPVTVFEALPEPGGMLRYGVPRYKLPLDVLRSEIEAIAALGVEFRTGVRIGRDISLADLRGMGYKAIFIGIGSHISRKLRVQGEELKGVWGGIDFLRALNLGEKIDLGKKAIVVGGGNVAIDVARCAIRLGAEVQLVCLESREEMPAHAWEITEACEEGMTILHRRAPRKVLGKNGRVTGVELIGVKSVFDSEGRFNPVLDESTHEVIPCDSVLIAIGQMADLSVLGEERSQFQLTRGDTLIAVDPDSGATSVAGVFAEGEVIRGPSTIIESLAGGRRASLAIDRYLSGSNEGNPFVDEYDYGRDLKALDITAERRYMFLREEAWQKKRVPMPMLSPEERKTNFKEVYLGYTEEMARNEARRCLSCYKCVGCELCLKYCPANAIELKLDPQKEDVYWNDTAWKATGPPVIRLLQCVMCQMCEEVCRCGMYHLTSEYELCFTGAVDPEQIRVQARSE, from the coding sequence ATGAGTGTAAAACTGGAAACGTTAAAGCGCCTGGTAGAAAAACCTTTCACCACTCCTTACCCTTTCGTTAAACCGCCTGTACCGGCAGGGCTCAGGGGTAAGCCGGAAATCGTCGTTAATGAGAAGCCAGACCCGGCTCGTCTCGCCTGCCCGGCCCATTTAGATATACGGGGATACGTACGTAAGATAGTAGAGGGAGATTATGAAGGTTCACTTGAACTCATCCGGCAGAAGGTATGCCTGCCCGCCTCCCTTGGTCGTACCTGCAATCACCCCTGCGAGGAAATGTGTAAACGCAATTATGGAGAAGAGGAGCCCGTAGCCGATGCCTGGTTGAAGCGTTTTGTTGCCGACTGGGTCTACCAAAAAAAGAGAGAACGCGGCGAGCCACTGCTGAAAAAGCCGGTACGCACTAAGAACCAGGATCCGCAAAAAAAAGTTGCCGTTGTGGGTGCCGGCCCGTCCGGTCTACAGGTTGCCTATGATCTGGCCTATCTAGGCTATCCGGTGACAGTTTTTGAGGCCTTGCCGGAACCGGGCGGGATGTTACGCTATGGAGTGCCCCGCTACAAGTTGCCTCTAGACGTCCTCCGGTCAGAAATAGAGGCTATTGCAGCCCTGGGCGTAGAGTTTCGCACAGGTGTACGCATTGGCCGGGATATATCCCTCGCCGACCTCAGGGGTATGGGTTATAAGGCTATCTTTATAGGTATTGGCTCCCATATCAGCCGTAAGTTGCGGGTTCAGGGCGAAGAACTAAAAGGAGTATGGGGGGGCATCGATTTTTTGCGGGCCCTTAACCTGGGCGAAAAGATCGACCTTGGCAAAAAAGCCATAGTTGTTGGAGGCGGCAATGTTGCCATTGATGTGGCCCGTTGTGCCATCCGGTTGGGGGCGGAAGTTCAACTGGTATGCCTGGAAAGCCGGGAAGAAATGCCTGCTCACGCCTGGGAAATAACTGAGGCTTGCGAAGAAGGCATGACAATTCTCCATCGCCGGGCGCCGAGAAAAGTTTTGGGCAAGAATGGCCGGGTAACGGGGGTCGAATTGATAGGAGTCAAATCGGTGTTTGATAGTGAAGGGCGTTTCAACCCTGTCTTGGATGAGTCTACCCACGAGGTCATCCCCTGCGATAGCGTGCTCATTGCCATTGGCCAGATGGCCGACTTAAGCGTCCTGGGAGAAGAGCGCTCTCAGTTCCAGCTCACGCGCGGCGACACTTTGATAGCTGTAGATCCGGACAGCGGGGCCACCAGTGTTGCTGGAGTTTTTGCTGAGGGAGAGGTAATTCGCGGGCCATCAACTATTATAGAATCCCTGGCCGGCGGCCGCCGTGCCTCCCTGGCCATCGACCGCTACTTAAGCGGCAGTAATGAGGGCAATCCCTTTGTTGATGAATATGACTACGGTAGAGATTTAAAGGCCCTGGACATTACTGCCGAGCGACGTTATATGTTCCTGCGGGAAGAGGCCTGGCAGAAAAAACGAGTGCCCATGCCCATGCTGTCTCCCGAAGAGCGTAAGACCAATTTTAAAGAAGTCTATCTGGGTTATACCGAAGAGATGGCCCGTAACGAGGCCAGGCGTTGCTTAAGCTGCTACAAATGTGTGGGCTGCGAATTGTGTCTAAAGTATTGCCCGGCTAATGCCATCGAGCTCAAGCTTGACCCGCAAAAGGAAGACGTCTATTGGAATGATACCGCCTGGAAGGCTACGGGCCCCCCTGTGATCAGGCTTCTCCAGTGTGTCATGTGTCAGATGTGCGAGGAGGTCTGCCGTTGTGGCATGTACCATTTAACTTCCGAATATGAATTATGCTTTACGGGTGCGGTGGATCCGGAACAAATAAGGGTGCAGGCCAGGAGCGAGTAA
- a CDS encoding complex I subunit 1 family protein: MAETILQVVGFPGLLFCSFLGFLYEGIDRRLYARMQHRMGPPIWQAFYDFGKLFFVKEDLTPAAAVSSVFNLAPVLAVASTTVLLLLIPMSSSQAVLASTGDLLVILALLLIPELAIGIGGLSSSNPYGAVGGSRSLTLLLAYEFPLILSVLSPVIIVGSLGLTEIVSFQAQHGWLFLKAPLAAVALLTVLPAILYKVPFDAPLALYEIHDGPFIEYSGPKLALFYLAKHLELVIVTGLAVSLFFGGPESIHFGAFVLPPIVSFLLKTLALLGLVSYIRAVCARLRIDQTLRFFWFGVAPIAALDLMRIIIMH, translated from the coding sequence TCTCTTTTGCTCATTCTTAGGTTTTCTCTATGAAGGTATAGACCGCAGGCTTTATGCCCGGATGCAGCATCGCATGGGGCCCCCTATCTGGCAGGCGTTTTATGATTTCGGGAAACTATTTTTTGTCAAAGAGGATTTGACACCTGCCGCCGCTGTAAGCAGCGTCTTTAACCTGGCTCCTGTCCTGGCAGTAGCTAGCACTACTGTACTGCTCCTGCTCATACCTATGAGTTCGTCACAGGCCGTGCTTGCCTCCACTGGCGATTTGCTGGTAATTCTGGCTTTATTGCTCATTCCCGAGCTGGCCATTGGGATAGGAGGGTTATCTTCGAGCAATCCTTACGGAGCTGTAGGCGGTTCCCGCAGTCTAACCCTTTTGCTGGCTTACGAATTCCCTTTGATCCTGAGCGTACTATCTCCGGTAATAATCGTTGGCTCCCTTGGCCTAACCGAGATAGTCAGTTTCCAGGCCCAGCACGGGTGGTTATTTTTGAAGGCTCCCCTGGCAGCTGTTGCTCTCCTGACGGTTTTACCTGCCATTCTCTACAAGGTACCTTTTGACGCACCTCTGGCTCTCTATGAGATTCATGATGGACCTTTCATTGAGTATTCGGGTCCTAAATTGGCATTGTTTTACCTGGCCAAGCATCTTGAACTGGTAATCGTTACCGGACTGGCGGTATCCCTGTTCTTTGGCGGACCCGAATCCATCCATTTTGGCGCTTTTGTATTGCCTCCCATAGTCAGCTTTTTGCTTAAAACCCTGGCATTATTGGGCCTGGTGAGCTATATCCGGGCCGTTTGCGCCCGCCTGCGTATCGATCAAACCTTGCGTTTTTTCTGGTTTGGCGTAGCTCCCATCGCAGCCCTGGATCTGATGCGGATAATTATCATGCACTAA